A region from the Mucilaginibacter sp. CSA2-8R genome encodes:
- a CDS encoding response regulator transcription factor has product MIRIILVEDHTIVRDGLKIILQSNPEFVIAAEAANGQEALKLLKNGVTADVILTDLNMPVMGGLDLAASIAERYPTIRLIVLSGFDNEKFLLQAFKAGAKGYLLKNVQPRELKFAISHVHEGAEYICSELTSRFMHRMLSLPDLRNEAPIDDVKFSDRDIDVLNYLAEGLTNQEIADKLFTSKRTVEGYRENMINRTGVRNTVALIRYAIIHGIIS; this is encoded by the coding sequence ATGATCAGAATTATTTTGGTTGAGGACCATACTATTGTTCGAGACGGACTAAAAATTATATTGCAGAGTAATCCTGAATTTGTGATTGCGGCTGAAGCGGCGAACGGGCAAGAGGCGTTAAAACTGCTGAAGAATGGTGTTACCGCCGATGTTATACTAACCGACCTGAATATGCCCGTAATGGGAGGATTAGATTTGGCAGCCAGCATTGCTGAACGCTACCCGACTATCCGGCTCATTGTACTTAGCGGTTTTGATAACGAGAAGTTTTTACTGCAAGCATTTAAAGCCGGAGCCAAAGGTTACCTGCTTAAAAACGTGCAGCCACGCGAATTAAAGTTTGCCATCAGCCATGTGCACGAAGGTGCAGAATATATTTGCAGCGAGTTAACCAGCCGCTTTATGCACCGAATGCTTAGCCTGCCCGATTTGCGTAACGAGGCCCCGATTGACGATGTTAAATTTTCTGACCGTGATATAGATGTACTCAACTATCTGGCCGAGGGTTTGACCAACCAGGAAATTGCTGACAAGCTTTTTACCAGTAAAAGAACGGTTGAAGGGTACCGCGAAAACATGATAAACCGCACCGGCGTACGCAACACAGTTGCGCTGATTAGATACGCTATAATTCACGGTATTATCAGTTAG
- a CDS encoding PAS domain-containing sensor histidine kinase, with product MNTTTNELNKIFTFSLDLICVIDANGRFVRVSDAVQPLLGYHPDELTGEPFIDFVCVGDAEGSQDVLKRVLQGKTVVKYANNCRRKDGTEAPMLWSFNFDKEDQLIYVTARDGKDRQQSAKLRESLEASNLRYEYVTKATSDAIWDWDLNKNTLFWGDGFKSIFGHSLAHARTDVGTWTDFIHPDDASDVVSSIWEVIESKQTVWKKEYRFRRGDGSYADVVDRGFVIRNDLGKAIRMVGAQHDISQRNKTLAELKQLASDLYKRNRELQQFGYIVSHNLRSPVANIIGLVDMLEEDKSDPTAIDFCIEHLKVSMNSLDEVITDLSEILSITDGSTEIHKENVDVVEIIEKVVTVLSDQIAQTQANIIVPKGPLVWLTHRAYMYSIFLNLISNAIKYRSEQAPIIKIDFLVTDNTLRITVADNGIGIDTGRHEGDLFKPYRRFTATKSGKGLGLFLVKSHIEVLHGTISLESVPGHGSTFKIAFPADVSVEASS from the coding sequence TTGAATACTACTACTAACGAACTCAACAAAATATTTACTTTCTCACTTGATTTAATCTGCGTAATTGACGCCAACGGACGATTTGTGAGGGTAAGTGATGCAGTACAACCCTTGTTAGGCTACCATCCGGACGAACTTACAGGTGAGCCATTTATTGATTTTGTTTGTGTTGGGGATGCAGAAGGTTCGCAAGATGTTTTAAAGCGGGTGTTGCAGGGCAAAACTGTAGTAAAATATGCCAACAACTGCCGCCGTAAAGACGGCACCGAAGCTCCTATGCTTTGGAGTTTTAACTTTGATAAAGAAGATCAGTTAATTTACGTAACTGCCCGCGATGGTAAAGACAGGCAGCAATCCGCTAAACTGCGCGAATCATTAGAAGCCAGCAATTTACGGTATGAATATGTAACGAAGGCAACTTCGGATGCGATATGGGACTGGGATTTAAATAAGAACACCTTATTTTGGGGCGATGGGTTTAAATCTATATTTGGGCACTCGCTGGCCCATGCGCGTACTGATGTGGGTACCTGGACAGATTTTATACACCCCGATGATGCCTCTGATGTGGTAAGCAGTATTTGGGAGGTGATAGAAAGCAAACAAACCGTTTGGAAAAAGGAGTACCGTTTTAGGCGTGGCGATGGCAGCTATGCCGATGTAGTTGACCGTGGTTTTGTAATTCGTAACGATCTTGGTAAGGCGATACGCATGGTGGGTGCACAACATGACATTTCGCAACGAAACAAAACCTTGGCCGAACTTAAACAATTGGCCAGTGACCTTTACAAGCGCAACCGCGAGTTACAGCAATTCGGCTATATTGTGTCGCACAATTTGCGGTCGCCGGTAGCTAACATTATTGGCCTGGTTGATATGCTTGAGGAAGATAAAAGCGACCCGACTGCCATAGATTTTTGTATTGAACACCTCAAGGTATCTATGAATAGCCTGGATGAAGTAATTACGGATTTGAGCGAGATACTGTCAATTACCGATGGCTCCACCGAAATACACAAAGAGAACGTTGACGTCGTAGAAATTATTGAAAAGGTTGTAACTGTGCTAAGCGACCAGATTGCTCAAACACAGGCTAATATTATTGTGCCGAAGGGGCCGTTGGTTTGGTTAACGCACCGAGCCTACATGTATAGTATATTTTTAAACCTGATTAGCAACGCAATCAAATACCGGTCTGAACAGGCGCCGATAATAAAGATTGACTTTCTGGTTACTGATAACACCTTACGGATAACGGTAGCAGATAACGGTATCGGCATTGATACAGGGCGACATGAAGGCGACTTGTTTAAGCCTTACAGGCGTTTTACGGCAACCAAAAGCGGTAAGGGGCTTGGCTTATTTTTAGTAAAAAGCCATATTGAGGTTTTGCATGGAACTATCAGTTTAGAAAGTGTACCGGGCCATGGCAGCACCTTTAAAATTGCGTTTCCGGCTGATGTAAGCGTTGAAGCTTCTAGTTAA
- a CDS encoding PAS domain S-box protein, translated as MLINSVNSTSYGDYNPSFHAFFENSTEAMLIVAPNGSIVDANAPACLLFKTTNEQLCKADYRAITEIQSTTLTQLYEQAANSGKVSAKLHFKRSELSFSYGWVNVFLLDSKLSSESLMGFIIHDTTEIATDDAVTEESYQQIVQLAKEGIWVYNEEYITTFASQALCDMLGYEHQEMVGRDIFYFIDESRRKQAVENAKRRKDGIAEKYDFALQTKSGSLIWTIINTTPVFKDGVYTGAIAVITDVTARKKLEDEMYSRADRFRVMVENSYDVILLLDKNMHTFYRSPSTTNIMGFSDDERLGHSFLELTHPDDIEKLKGLQQWVANHPGQSVPITVRARHTQGHYLWFMGVATNLLNNKNVQAVVVNLRDITERKKVEDDLKQLSNRLQLATQAANVCISDWDIINNHVTYDDCMFDLYKVKPEEFKKTYESWTERLHPDDLDRINQEVADALRDKSEVKMKFKILLPGNEIRHLVSMSIIERDASGRAVRMVATNRDVTKQIVAAKEREKLIAELIERNKALEQFAYIVSHNLRAPVANLVSLTEMITDTDLDEADHNEVARGINKSVAKIDQIISDLNEIFQSGQHLYDHKEVVELQALINDIRFSINDLMMREKVTLNCNFSKTCTIYTTRLYLYSILYNLVLNAIKYRKQDVLPVINVTGTHQNGRLNITIADNGRGIDLDRHGDKLFGLYQRFDNTVVGRGIGLYMVKTQVEALGGHITVKSEPGIGSQFSFYLPLNE; from the coding sequence ATGTTAATAAACAGTGTAAACTCAACATCTTATGGAGACTATAATCCGTCGTTCCATGCTTTTTTTGAGAACAGCACTGAAGCCATGCTCATTGTTGCACCCAATGGAAGTATCGTAGATGCCAATGCACCGGCCTGTCTTCTCTTTAAAACGACCAATGAGCAGCTTTGCAAAGCTGATTACAGGGCAATTACTGAAATTCAAAGCACAACTTTAACACAGCTTTACGAACAGGCGGCGAACAGCGGCAAAGTAAGCGCAAAACTGCATTTTAAACGCAGCGAACTGAGTTTTTCTTACGGATGGGTAAACGTTTTTTTATTAGATAGTAAACTCAGCTCAGAGTCGCTAATGGGTTTTATTATTCACGATACGACCGAAATTGCGACCGACGATGCCGTAACCGAAGAATCGTACCAGCAAATAGTACAGTTGGCTAAAGAGGGCATATGGGTTTATAACGAAGAATACATTACCACTTTTGCCAGCCAGGCCCTTTGCGACATGCTGGGTTACGAACACCAGGAGATGGTTGGCCGGGACATATTTTACTTTATTGATGAAAGCAGGCGAAAACAAGCGGTTGAAAATGCAAAACGCCGTAAAGACGGCATAGCCGAAAAATATGACTTTGCGCTACAAACCAAAAGCGGCAGCCTGATTTGGACCATTATTAATACGACCCCTGTTTTTAAAGACGGCGTTTACACCGGAGCCATTGCCGTTATTACTGATGTAACTGCCCGTAAAAAGCTGGAAGATGAAATGTATAGCCGTGCAGACCGGTTCCGGGTTATGGTTGAAAATAGCTACGATGTGATATTGTTGCTCGACAAAAACATGCATACCTTTTACCGTAGTCCGTCTACCACCAATATTATGGGCTTTAGCGATGACGAGCGTTTAGGTCATAGTTTTTTAGAGCTCACTCACCCTGATGATATAGAAAAACTAAAAGGCCTCCAGCAATGGGTAGCTAATCATCCGGGGCAGTCTGTACCCATCACCGTAAGGGCCAGGCACACTCAGGGGCATTATTTGTGGTTTATGGGCGTGGCAACCAACTTGCTGAATAACAAAAATGTGCAGGCCGTAGTGGTTAACCTGCGCGACATTACCGAGCGCAAAAAAGTTGAAGATGATTTAAAACAATTATCCAATCGTTTACAGTTAGCTACGCAGGCAGCCAATGTCTGTATTTCAGACTGGGACATTATCAACAATCACGTAACGTATGATGACTGTATGTTTGATCTGTACAAGGTAAAACCTGAGGAATTTAAGAAAACATACGAATCATGGACAGAACGTTTACACCCCGACGATCTTGACCGGATTAATCAAGAAGTAGCCGATGCTCTAAGAGACAAGAGCGAGGTTAAGATGAAGTTTAAAATTTTGCTCCCAGGCAATGAAATAAGGCACCTGGTATCTATGTCAATTATTGAACGTGATGCCAGTGGCCGGGCCGTTAGAATGGTAGCAACTAACCGCGATGTAACTAAACAGATTGTAGCTGCCAAAGAACGCGAGAAGCTGATTGCTGAACTAATTGAACGCAACAAGGCGTTGGAACAATTTGCCTACATCGTATCGCACAATTTGCGTGCACCTGTAGCCAATTTGGTAAGCCTTACCGAAATGATTACGGATACCGACCTTGACGAAGCTGACCATAATGAAGTAGCCAGGGGTATAAATAAATCAGTTGCTAAAATTGATCAAATCATTTCCGACCTCAACGAAATTTTCCAGTCGGGGCAACACCTGTACGACCATAAAGAAGTTGTGGAGCTACAGGCCCTCATCAACGACATCAGGTTTAGCATAAACGACCTCATGATGCGCGAAAAAGTGACGTTAAATTGCAACTTTAGTAAAACGTGTACCATTTATACTACGCGGCTTTATTTGTACAGCATTTTATATAATCTTGTTTTAAACGCTATCAAATATCGCAAACAAGATGTTTTGCCCGTTATTAACGTAACAGGCACTCACCAGAATGGCCGACTGAACATTACTATTGCCGATAATGGCCGCGGTATTGATTTAGATCGTCATGGCGATAAATTATTTGGCCTATACCAACGTTTCGACAATACCGTTGTGGGCCGCGGTATTGGCTTATATATGGTTAAAACCCAGGTTGAGGCCTTGGGTGGCCATATTACAGTTAAGAGCGAGCCAGGCATAGGCTCACAGTTTAGTTTCTATTTACCGCTAAACGAGTAA
- a CDS encoding ATP-binding protein yields MPNNRILSKDTLLDILTLSADATAIYTGDDIIIEMANDAMLAFWGKQREIIGLPLYDGVPELHGQPFKQMLQAVLRTGTTDSGVTTAETRINNQLQTHYYEYEYRPIFDNKGEPYAILHRAANVTERETSKRQLTIRETEIKALNKELAASNEELMAMNEELCVTNEDLLATNQHVTRLNTELRKNEQHLKQMVQNVTESEQRFRIMAEGTDVMIAVGDETGDATYFNEAWVKATGRTREELLNHGWIDLMHTDDKDRVVKIFTDAFSKRAPWEWEFRMPDIKGGYRWLLARGQPRLSTDNTFAGYISSTIDITVIKENEQRKNDFISMVSHELKTPLTSLSGYMQLLKSRAVKSQDMQTTGMVEKAIRQVSRMTTLINGFLNVSRLESAHIHIDRIRFDMAKLINEVEDEVLSTIGSHQIVFAPVEATWIHADRDKIGQVINNFISNAVKYSPPGSNINITCEATSNKLVLNVRDEGIGINQEDQPRLFKRYFRVNNSGYQNVAGFGIGLYLCAEIIKQHGGKIGVESKMRKGSTFYFELPLAEL; encoded by the coding sequence ATGCCGAACAATAGGATATTAAGTAAAGATACATTACTTGATATATTAACATTATCTGCCGATGCTACTGCGATATACACAGGCGACGACATCATCATTGAAATGGCTAACGATGCCATGCTTGCTTTTTGGGGTAAACAAAGAGAAATTATAGGTTTGCCGCTTTATGATGGTGTGCCCGAACTGCATGGGCAGCCCTTTAAGCAGATGCTACAAGCTGTTTTACGCACCGGAACTACCGACTCCGGCGTTACCACTGCAGAAACTCGCATCAATAACCAGTTGCAAACCCATTATTACGAATATGAGTACAGGCCCATTTTTGATAATAAGGGTGAACCATACGCCATTTTGCACCGTGCAGCTAACGTAACCGAACGCGAAACCAGCAAACGGCAACTCACCATACGCGAAACGGAGATAAAAGCATTAAACAAAGAACTGGCCGCCAGCAACGAAGAGTTGATGGCTATGAACGAAGAGCTGTGTGTAACTAACGAAGATTTACTGGCTACCAACCAGCATGTAACACGGCTAAATACGGAGTTGCGCAAAAATGAACAACATTTAAAGCAGATGGTGCAAAACGTAACCGAGAGCGAACAGCGCTTTAGGATAATGGCGGAAGGCACAGATGTAATGATTGCCGTAGGAGACGAAACCGGGGACGCCACTTACTTTAACGAGGCATGGGTTAAAGCTACCGGCCGTACCAGAGAGGAACTATTAAACCACGGATGGATTGATTTAATGCACACTGATGATAAAGACCGTGTAGTAAAAATATTTACTGATGCTTTTAGTAAAAGAGCACCATGGGAATGGGAGTTTAGGATGCCCGATATAAAAGGAGGCTACCGCTGGCTGCTGGCCCGCGGCCAGCCGAGACTTAGCACCGACAATACGTTTGCAGGTTACATCAGTTCAACCATTGATATAACCGTTATAAAAGAGAATGAGCAGCGCAAAAACGATTTTATAAGCATGGTAAGCCATGAACTTAAAACACCGCTTACCTCGCTAAGTGGATATATGCAATTGCTCAAGTCAAGAGCCGTTAAAAGTCAGGATATGCAAACCACCGGCATGGTTGAAAAAGCCATACGCCAGGTTAGCCGGATGACCACACTCATCAATGGATTCTTGAACGTATCAAGGCTGGAATCGGCCCATATCCATATTGATCGCATCAGGTTTGACATGGCTAAGCTGATAAACGAGGTAGAAGATGAAGTACTATCAACTATTGGTAGTCATCAAATTGTTTTTGCTCCAGTTGAGGCAACATGGATTCACGCAGATCGGGATAAGATAGGCCAGGTCATCAATAACTTTATCAGCAACGCTGTTAAATACTCACCTCCAGGCAGTAACATCAACATAACGTGCGAAGCAACAAGTAATAAATTAGTGTTAAATGTGCGGGACGAAGGCATTGGTATAAACCAGGAAGATCAGCCCCGATTATTTAAACGGTATTTTAGGGTAAACAATTCCGGCTATCAAAATGTAGCCGGCTTTGGCATAGGCCTGTACTTATGTGCCGAAATTATTAAACAGCACGGTGGCAAAATTGGTGTAGAAAGTAAAATGCGCAAAGGCTCAACGTTTTACTTTGAATTGCCACTGGCTGAATTGTAA
- a CDS encoding MgtC/SapB family protein: MGAEREYRDKAAGFRTTIMISFGACFFTLMPIAIGGSNPDRIAANIVTGIGFLGAGIIFRGDSRVNGINTAATIWAVAAVGIGLGAGFYLASGCASALILFVLSVLPAAQKTN; the protein is encoded by the coding sequence GTGGGCGCCGAAAGGGAGTACCGGGATAAGGCGGCCGGTTTTCGCACCACCATCATGATCTCGTTTGGGGCATGTTTTTTTACGCTGATGCCTATTGCCATTGGCGGCTCTAACCCCGATCGTATTGCTGCTAACATCGTAACCGGCATTGGCTTTTTGGGTGCAGGCATTATTTTTAGAGGTGATAGCAGGGTTAATGGTATAAACACAGCCGCCACCATTTGGGCCGTAGCAGCGGTTGGTATAGGTTTAGGTGCCGGCTTCTATTTAGCTTCCGGGTGTGCCAGTGCGCTAATTTTGTTTGTGCTTTCGGTGTTACCGGCAGCCCAAAAAACAAATTAA
- a CDS encoding DoxX family protein produces the protein MKMINKIQNWGDHHHPKWLDFFRIALGAVLIWKGIAFTLNFHAITRLMMEVGFGTAISISLIAHVVIGLHLIGGLFIAVGSLTRLFCLLNLPVLLGAVFLVNLQPSIFAPYAELWLSVAVLLGLICFLIEGDGVISVEYDGEPTPLQN, from the coding sequence ATGAAAATGATCAATAAAATCCAGAACTGGGGCGATCATCATCATCCCAAATGGCTCGACTTTTTCCGTATTGCACTAGGTGCTGTTTTAATATGGAAAGGTATAGCTTTTACTTTAAACTTTCATGCCATTACCCGTTTAATGATGGAAGTGGGTTTCGGAACAGCAATCTCTATCAGCCTTATTGCACACGTGGTGATTGGCCTGCACTTAATAGGCGGCCTGTTTATTGCTGTGGGCTCATTAACCCGCTTGTTTTGTTTACTTAACTTACCTGTACTATTAGGCGCCGTATTTTTAGTAAACCTGCAGCCAAGCATATTTGCACCTTATGCCGAACTATGGTTATCGGTAGCGGTACTATTAGGTTTAATCTGCTTTTTGATAGAAGGCGATGGCGTAATATCAGTTGAGTATGATGGTGAACCAACTCCGTTACAAAATTGA
- a CDS encoding polysaccharide deacetylase — protein sequence MRSFERGGQAFYLAADATTLTTRLYPASQLKVTPGTLTQSLAKLSNSAYSRAIAAAQQQSNSLQDAGIAHGFPKEKGISLTIDLCPSHKPLDRVIFTSLINAFKKVKTPVPVALSITGRFMLTHGDDIEWLKGLQNTGDLDITWINHTYNHHFNPRIPLKENFLLEPGTDVNFEVLGTETAMLQHGLTPSVFFRFPGLVSDHSLVEKITDYGLIPVGSDAWLAKGQNAASGSIVLIHGNGNEPVGVKDFIKLLSTQTPEIMNKQWLLYDLSETVEDEFSLNHR from the coding sequence ATGCGCTCCTTTGAGCGTGGTGGCCAGGCTTTTTATTTAGCTGCAGATGCGACCACACTAACAACCCGCCTGTATCCAGCTTCACAACTCAAGGTAACGCCCGGCACATTAACGCAATCACTCGCTAAGTTAAGCAACAGTGCATACAGCCGCGCCATTGCTGCGGCGCAACAGCAATCTAACAGTTTACAGGATGCTGGTATTGCACACGGCTTTCCGAAAGAAAAAGGCATTAGTCTTACCATCGATCTTTGTCCATCGCACAAACCGCTTGATCGTGTAATCTTCACTTCACTTATTAACGCCTTTAAAAAAGTAAAAACGCCTGTTCCGGTGGCGTTGTCCATCACCGGCCGGTTTATGCTTACCCACGGTGATGACATCGAATGGTTGAAAGGTCTGCAAAATACTGGAGACCTGGATATCACCTGGATAAACCATACTTATAACCATCATTTTAACCCCCGGATACCACTAAAGGAAAACTTTTTACTCGAACCGGGCACCGATGTAAATTTCGAAGTATTAGGTACCGAAACAGCCATGCTACAACATGGCCTTACTCCCTCTGTTTTTTTTCGCTTTCCAGGTTTAGTATCAGATCATTCGCTGGTAGAAAAGATAACCGACTATGGTTTGATTCCGGTAGGTAGCGATGCGTGGTTGGCTAAAGGGCAAAATGCGGCCTCAGGTAGTATCGTGCTTATTCATGGCAACGGCAACGAGCCTGTTGGCGTTAAAGATTTCATCAAACTGCTGTCTACTCAAACGCCCGAAATCATGAACAAACAATGGCTTTTATACGACTTAAGCGAAACCGTTGAAGATGAGTTTAGCCTTAACCATCGTTAA
- a CDS encoding porin family protein, with product MLRLIVLCLFMAIFCATLRAQQKASFAVQAGVSRAIATQSNQGVTQFSGGLSAVFPFSKKLNFQTGLFYNGKGWANKGITHSSEIRINYLQVPLYINYLIKVKAGHLYIGAGPYMAVALSGWVKSSQQFNVGLHYAPSAPLNLKDGRSEYMSKLTIGKNEQYEDVANYSTKRMDYGLTGHAGFILNNGFFVNAGYDMGLANISYDNVARRLQTATVSLGYFF from the coding sequence ATGCTACGTTTGATCGTTTTATGCCTATTTATGGCCATTTTTTGTGCAACACTACGCGCCCAGCAAAAAGCTTCTTTTGCAGTGCAGGCTGGTGTAAGCAGGGCTATAGCTACTCAATCTAATCAAGGCGTTACCCAGTTTTCCGGCGGTTTATCGGCAGTTTTTCCGTTTAGTAAAAAACTAAATTTTCAAACAGGATTATTTTACAACGGTAAAGGCTGGGCAAACAAAGGGATAACTCATAGCTCAGAAATCCGCATTAACTATCTGCAGGTACCACTTTACATAAATTACTTAATAAAAGTTAAAGCGGGCCATCTGTATATTGGCGCAGGGCCGTATATGGCAGTGGCTTTAAGCGGATGGGTTAAATCTAGCCAACAATTTAATGTTGGGCTACATTACGCTCCTTCTGCGCCACTTAATCTTAAGGACGGGAGGAGTGAGTACATGTCTAAACTTACTATTGGGAAAAATGAGCAATATGAAGATGTCGCTAATTACAGCACCAAACGCATGGATTACGGACTGACCGGCCATGCAGGGTTTATATTGAATAATGGGTTTTTTGTAAACGCAGGTTATGATATGGGGCTAGCTAACATCAGCTATGATAATGTTGCCCGTCGTTTGCAAACAGCAACTGTTTCGCTCGGCTATTTCTTTTAA
- a CDS encoding chemotaxis protein CheB: MTTMAYDFKIVGFGLSAGGMTPLLEILEDLPAQLNAAIVVVMHLPINASSKLHQILSQKVAINVVPVSTIEQVEPGNIYVMDAGKELRIQNGFLEMHERNPEEKINKTIDKFFKSLAGDAGSQSIGIILSGAGFDGLEGAKEIEDAKGIVIVQDPETAQFPLMPKNLIAYDHPDYVLTPKDIAEKLTKQLA, from the coding sequence ATGACTACGATGGCATACGATTTTAAAATTGTTGGTTTTGGTTTATCGGCGGGTGGAATGACTCCGCTGCTTGAGATTTTAGAAGATTTACCGGCTCAACTCAATGCGGCAATAGTGGTTGTAATGCATTTACCCATCAATGCGTCGAGTAAACTGCACCAAATATTAAGTCAGAAAGTGGCGATAAATGTAGTTCCGGTAAGCACAATTGAACAGGTAGAACCGGGTAACATTTATGTGATGGATGCCGGTAAAGAACTGAGAATACAAAACGGCTTTTTAGAAATGCACGAGCGCAATCCCGAAGAAAAGATTAATAAAACCATCGATAAATTTTTCAAATCGTTGGCTGGTGATGCCGGTAGCCAAAGCATCGGTATCATATTGTCGGGTGCGGGTTTTGATGGCCTCGAAGGGGCTAAGGAGATTGAGGATGCTAAAGGTATTGTAATTGTACAAGATCCGGAAACGGCACAGTTTCCGCTGATGCCTAAAAACCTGATCGCTTACGATCATCCTGACTATGTATTAACGCCAAAAGATATTGCAGAAAAGCTAACTAAGCAACTGGCATAG